In the genome of Populus nigra chromosome 19, ddPopNigr1.1, whole genome shotgun sequence, the window AATCCAAAGACAGGAGGGAAATGGAGAATAGAGATAGTAAATGAAGATTTATGGCATAGAAATTTTAAATTCCTGATAGATACAGATGTAACCAAACTCTGGAATAAAATTTTGCAGACGAttctaaaataccaaaaaaaaaactgtatgaTCACAAAGATTCGCCTCCCTGTAAAAGATAAATGAAGTTCAGAAAACCTAACACTCTGAAAGATAAACAACAGCATCACCCAAGCTACAAAACTAGGTCTAACAATTTAATTACatgttgcttttttaaaatattttttgcttgaaaatatccCTAATTATGGGCATTATTTccagatatatattttataaatcttGGCACGGTGACCAGCtgcatttttcaattttgcaaTGACTATCATTTTTTAAGACATAATTTTGAAGTAATGATGTAAAAgttacacaatattaattacCTTTGTTTGCATAACTACGTTTGGAGAGAATACTGGAAGCATAGAGTTGCAGGACCTTTAGCAACATGGCCTCAAGCCCTGGCTTGTCCCCGTCTTCTTTTGCCTACCAATGAGTATAGGATGAGTTCTCACCCATATTCAAAGAAAAGACTCGTATTAGTTtgtctaataaaataataaaagactaTCCCACTTCTGCCCTCATCTCTTCTGACAAACACCCGAATTCACTTCGACTTATAATGCTTGCAAGATGCTTTTGATGATCAACACAGATCATGAGCAAAAAATAACACACGGGTATAAATTAATGTCTTCCTGCCATGACCATATGCAGACTTTGAATCTATTCAAGAGAAATTTAAAACATCTTGCTTGTGATCTTCCAGAGAACAGTCTActgagcaaaaaaaaactatttcagaTATGTACTATAGAAACAGAAAGCACTCACTTGTGGTAGTTGTGCACTAACTTCTGAAAGGAGCCCTTCGTCTAGTTGCCCTTCTCGCTCCCTTTGAATCATATCCTGATGAAGGAAAGTATAAAAAGTTGCATAAGTTCAATTGAGAGAATGAAGGCATTGACAatgaagagaaaagggaaaatCTGAAATCAAATCGAAGCAAAAACTTACTCTCTCCGTTAGTTTGAGAGCCTCTGGATCTCTAGGAAGCCAGTGAATCTCTTCCTCTCCATCAACTATGGGTTTCAAAATTGCCTTGAGAATATCAGTAGCTGACTCGATCCTTTCctacagaataaaaaataaggaggaagaagagaagTCAACAATAAAACTGTTACATGTTAAAcaataaaggaaaacaaagaaaactgcTTATGAGAGGAGGTTGGGTTGGGTTGTTGTTTACAGTTTACACTGGTCTTATGGACCAGAAGATCCACCATACTCATCACGGATATTGCCAAGTCCTCATAATCTTCtgcaaaaatacaaataaagccAAAGAAATTCTTAGAAAAAGTAAGGATAGGAATCAAGTCATCTTcataaacatcataaaaaaatagaattaagcAGGTCGAAAACCATGCTTTATCATCCTCTGATTTGAAGGAATCAGTTCGAGCTGCAAGTCGTATCCAAAAACCCTCATTGAAAGCAAGGACGTGTTCAACAACAAGCTTCTGCAGCTGTtcacataaaagaaaatgcagCTAGGCTCAGAAAATAAATCCAATAAATGGAATTTAATGAAAGGCAAACTACAAAGGAGTTTATTGCTTGTCTAGGATTTGCATCCCTCAGCATGTCTTTCAGCCTATCCTCTTATATGTCTTTTTCAATGATTCCTCTTTGACTGTGTTCAGGATCGATTTTGATAAAACCGAGTTGAACTTCTACACAGTGAGAGGCATAAATATAGAGAGAAAACATGAACATGAACTCCATTCACCAAGTTGTGCATATGAAAGTGAAAGTGAGTTTATTTTCTTGGTGGTTATGACTTGAAGGGGAAAAGGGAGAGTTGAAAAGAAGAGGTTTTGGATGCATGAGCAAACAGTGTGGCCATGTTGGTTTACAGTACAGACAGTAGCGGGAGAAGCCAGTAACAACTAACGACCGTTCAGTCTGGTAAACAAATCTTTGATTATTGAGTGGCCCTTTTGGTGATGAGTGAGCTATGAACATGATATGGCAGGGCAGACAAGACGCAAACGGAAGGATGTTTGGAGTGGGCCGTGCTTGTGAGAAACCCGACACTTTGGACTCTGTTTAACTGAGTTCGAtcgatccttttctttttttcttggttattaaCATTGGGTTTCGTGTGTAATGGGCCAAACTTCGATCACAGGTACTGTATCCGTTCCGTTATCAAGATACAAGTCCGCGACCAGACAGGAAGAAACTTTAATTTTGTAAGAATATTTAAACATCAATACTAAAACGGAAGTGTGTCCTTTTAGAGCTGGCATCCGTACATTCTATATACATAATTGATATATTATCACAATTCGTGTATGTGTGTACTTTAATATCTCTGTATAGTTGGtgtgtatatttttataatatccaATTAAACTCTTAAAATTGGCCGGTTGTTTCTGAAGAACTatacaattaattttaagtcaagatagtttatgattttaatttaaaaaatcgtCTCTTATTAATAAAATGGgagattttatttatagatatttttataatatttttaattttgaaattagtaGGTTATTTTCAAGGGCTTATTTGTagtttaaattcatttttttttcttatccatGAAATTAAAGGTTTTAATTCTAGCTTTTGtgtatattttcataatattcaattaaatttttaaaactgatgggttatcttttaattaatgtctttaaaatatatattgattcaAAACAGTTCTCAAGCGGAGAAATTATTTCTTACCCTGCAAGtgtaaatcctaattaattaataagctGGCAAGTGAAGAAAAGGATTTTATACatgtaaatgaagaaaatatcttaatgaaatgaaaagagagttttaaattaataaaacttggaatcaaaaactttttccaatataattgttaattgcTGTTTTTATCTAGACCAattgaaatatcatattataatttttaatttaagatatatatcgaatatatttttatttacatgtaaaattatatatatatatatatatgagatcaatttttcttgAGGTCCCtataattgtttaaatttttctaataacGTATTAATTAGTTGATTATATGTAATTTACATCTTTATTGTTTTCAAGTAGTTATAtgtattaaaatgtaaaatagaTTATATGTATACATATTGTTAGGTTTTCTTattaattgtttctttatctttaacggtacaattttttaaatgtttgtcTCGGTAGATAAATAACATCGTGAATTAATCTTTACCTGGATTTAATAAAGATGTGTTAATTTAGATAGgcacaacataaaataaattcgaTTTAAATAAATAGCTCCGCACAGGAGtttaaaatttagttattaaatagacaaattaattaagatttgatttatttcattatttataacatatttGATTTCTCCAATGGCCCGTGGAACACGACGGACTTTGACTAGCttaaagaaaaggaggagagaGTCCAAGCTCgctcaaatcaaaataattgtaTTCATTcttaattagaaataataaatattgtaaatttatccACGAGAGGAGGCATGGACTCGGACCTTGGTCTTGGTACAAGgtgttataataaaattatgttttaggctgtgtttcattaaaatttatttatttatttaaagcgCAATAAAAAGCCTTAATTTATCATGGAtgtacaaatttatttatttaaaattatattttttatattttcgaaTCATAATTTAGAGAGTAAAGCAGGGACGAATTCACACTCTTGTAAACACATGGATGTACAAAACAACACTCGTTGGCACTTCATGGCAAGGCAAAGTGACCGATCAATCAACCTGATATAACATCCAGAATGAAAGAAGTGGCAAATTATAACTGAATGGGGACTAGAAACACGTACCTGTCTTAAACACTTCTGGTTAAATGTCAAAGGAGCGACTGTTGCATGGAAACTTCAAGACTTGCCTCGTGATTCACTAAAAGTCCTAGGACTCCACAAATAGGTAATCAATCATCCTTTCACATCTATGTTTGTTACATGAGAGGGGAGGAGATTTCTCTTAACCACGCGGTCAAATGTAGATAATTATTTGCGTAAAATTAACTTGACTGGAGAAGTATCAAGTCTTCACACGTATAACTCGACATGGGAATCATCGAGCTAAATCACGATTATCATTTAATCCCTGCAATCACCCACCCACGTCCAAAAATTAAAGCGTTTTAAACACTTGATCCTCCTACATTTCAACGCCATTGTTGGGTTCAAAGGAATAGGTGTTCAACATGATTCTTGTAGATCTTTTCGTAAGGAGCCGTGACCGTTTGTTTATAGGACTGCCAAAGTCATCTCCATGTGAGAAGTAGTGGAACCCCTAGGcatacaataattaaaagtgTACTGTTCGATATGTTCTTTGGTTTCCCACTTCATTAGAACGTGCATCTGGTCAATGAATGATCCTGTTAGAAAGAGGAATGAGGGTATACGTCATGATTAAAAGGATTGAGTTTCTTTTTTACTACTGCAAATCTTCTAATCATGCTGTGGATAACTTACATTTGAAGCGAAGACTTAGGTTACTATCAAGATAAAAACAGTCATGATGCAAGCAATGACCGCATACTCCCATTAAAGAACGGAGCTTGTAGGTAATCCGTGCGAGTTAATCATGGATTGCACAAATAATCTAAGGGCTTAAGTGAACCGTAcgtatgaaaagaagaaaagagggaCACCCTTTTCTCTGATAAGCAAAACTTAACATTGATAATTCATAGTATAGATGAATTTGTTAATTATCTTACACGGTAAGCATGACTTTTTGTCATCAATGGAGGCCAATGAGTGGCACCAATTGTTTTGGAAGTCGTAACGTGATTCTTTTTCTTACAAATAACGTTGTTCAGAGTCACTCTAGTGCAACTTTTGCCTTTATGGGTGTGTGTAGATGTGCTAGATTTGAATCGAGGATTGGGTTGGCTTGACTCTCGAGAAGATCAAGAAGAGGATGGTGAAAATTGCCTCTCTTGAGGTTCCCAGTTTTTTTACCAGCAATGTATTGATTCCTTCTCTGTTAAAGACAGATTGGTTAAGGTGTTTCTGCGTTTGCAAGGATTTGAAACCAATCTTGATAGATTCAACCATTTGGATATCTTTCATTTTGCTATGGTTTTGCCCTATATTTTGCCTCTTCCACTTTCTTTCCATCATCATTGACATTTTGTCTGGTTAACAATAATTTCAATGCAACTTAGCTGGATCCAAGGTGAAACAAATTGCCAATAGGAGATGAATGTACGTAGTAGGAGTGAGAAACACAGCAAAAACAGAAGATTAAAAAGTCAATCAATAAaaccattatttgttttttctctctttaattcTTTGCCTTTCATTTTATCAGGCAGTGATGAAATTTCCTTGGTTTATGCAGCCTAGCTGGTGGTGTGGGTATTGAAGATGACACTTCTGAAGTTATAATGTATAAAGTATTTCTTAAttgtattgaaataataaattttttataaaaaaatatttttaatactagtaataatataataatatataaaaaaattaatttaaaaaaaaaagtacagtCAAAGACAAACAGGATCTTATGTCGTTAATGGCACGGTAGCATTGAGAGAGCTTGGAAGTGAAAAATAACATTTCTATTTCTTGTACagttcatcaaataaaaataaaaatacaaggaatTCAATGGGAAGCAGACTGTGAAGTTAAATGTCAAATTAAACAgaacaaagttattttttcattcaaaaaaagtgtcgaaatcaaatcaaataaaatattgaaaacgcAAGTTAAGCAGCCAGCTCTGGTCTCTCATGAGCTGACTCTGCTCCACCacccccctccctccctccctgttGCTGTAAATTAATATATACTACCCTACTAAATTAATATGAAGAGAAGCCTGGGTCGATAAATAGGAAGATAACTGCAAATCGGTTGCTATTCCTTCAACTTCAGACAGTACTGAGAAAGAGAGTGGAGCTTCAGGTTGCTTTGCAATAACTTGATAGCCAAAATCCAACTTGCTCTCCTCTTCTTTGCTCAAGAAAGAGAGATATTAAGGAAACCTGCATGGCATCTATCCAGAGCTTTCTCTAAAAAAGTCAGACAAACATTCAAGATCCCTGAGCTTGGTTAGCTGTTTATCCATTTACACCCCCCCATTGCCCACACTCCCACAACAGCTTTGTCAGTGTCCTTTTATTCACCTTCACAGGTCAATTTCCAATTTTCCAATATCACAATCTCTTATCTTTATATCAAACCCTAACCAAGAATATTAGAGCGAGCGTAATAAGATGACAATGAAGATCCGGTGTGATGTGTGTGACAAGGTAGAGGCCACAGTTTTTTGTTGTGCAGATGAAGCTGCTCTCTGTGATGGATGTGATCACAGAGTTCACCATGCAAACAAGCTAGCAAGCAAACACTCAAGGTTCTCTTTAGTCCATCCTTCCTTCAAAGAATCCCCTCTTTGTGATATCTGCCAGGTACTAGCAGCTAGATACTTCTCTTACTTTTCTCTACTGTGGTTATGGTGGTCAAAATGtttatgttatttgttgttgtttttcttcAGGAGAAGAGAGCCGTTCTGTTTTGTCAAGAGGATAGAGCAATTCTATGCAGAGAATGTGACCTTCCAATTCACCAAGTTAATGAACATACCCAGAAACACAATAGGTTTCTTCTCACAGGTGTAAAGCTCTGTGGTCCTTCTCTGTACGCAACATCATCCTCCGCTAGTAACTGTGATGCAAACATTAACACTACTAGCAATAGAAACCATCAGCACTACCTGAAGAAACCGATTTCAGCTTCCAATGAAATCTGCAGCTCTCCTTCAGTAGCCACAGCATCGCCACCAACAGCATATAGTTATGACGATAATCATGTTAGTGGCGATGTTTCAATTTCAATAAGTAGCATATCTGAGTATTTAGAGACGGTAGTACCAGGGTGGCGCGTGGATGATTTTCTTGACCCTTCATTCACTAGCAATAATAGTTTCAGCAAGGGCTGGAATGCACCCTATTTATAAAGAGTGGCCTCTAGTAGTTTTGAgggtgttaaattttttaagactCATCTACACTCTTTTCTCTGACATTGCCCAATTTGATGTAAACTTGTCGCCATTTTTTGCCATTCCTGGATCAAGATCTTAAAAGCTACGGGAGTTCTTTTTTCACCAGAAGTTATAGACTTCTGGGTCCCCAGCCTGGTTTTGCCTAATGGATTTAACGAGTCCAAAGAAGCAAGCAAAATGAGTGCATGCTGTTTGGATTGCTCAGCACTTTAATTAGCATATAATATCAAGATTCTCGGAAATGAAAAGGAGAATAAAGATACACAAGGAGCTGATGAACCAGCGTGGCTCAGATACCTGGGGGAAAACACTTCTCATGGAAGCATACGTTGTTTCTATACATGGTGATATAAATCACAACATTCTGCTGCAAGTTCAAAAACAAGGCAACATCCTAAATTTGATACTTTGGAATGTACTGATTCTTTGTTTACCTTTGATTAATCTTATTTTACAGCCCCTAAGGGAGAGTGCAGAAACAATATATTGATATACCTTTTTGACAATTACATACAGTAAACTAATAAAAGAATCGCACCACTGTTCCAGTGAATGTAGCGAACAGGAAAACATCAGCAAAGCCCTGCAATTATTGAAGTGGCGgggaagaaggggaaaaaaaaacagagcatgtCAGTTTATCTTCTGATGGAAGACACTCTAATTTTCACATAAATGACACAGCAGTTTGGGAAATAGTTCCTCTTTCTTTCCAGATTGCTGAAGAGATTTTTATTGCATGTGCCGGACTCGTGAGTCCATGACTCAATGGACACGGGATCAGAAGATCCATTCCATGTGAGAGCGATAGCCTTTGTGTCTGCAGGCTAACCTGtagtttattttgataattcaaTTTTCCTTCTAAACCATGTACATGTTAACGGTTCTTATCTACTTGTCTAGTAATATGACAAGGCATTGAGGAACCTAAATTTGTCCAAAAGGTTGACCTATCAGCAAATCAGAAAAAATGAGCAGAGTTAGTATAGATGACCTTTATTTGAGGGTAAAAGCACAATGTCAAGTGAATGCAAAGAGCCTATCTGCAATCTTTGTGCGACAAATCGGGCACTCAGAACAAGCAAGCGAACAAGATTTACACACTGCAAAGCATAAACCAGCAGTAGTCATGATTAGACATGATGTGCAGAAAGGATAGGCACAGTTCAAATGAAAGCAACTAACTGACTTACAACAAAAATGTCGACAGGGGAGAAGAATTGCTGCTGTTGGTGATTCAAAACATACTTTGCACACATGGGAATTGGCATCTCCATTTCCCAGGTATTTGAGCTCTTTTTCCTTCATCTCTTGCATCCGCGCCTGCAAGCAGAAATGAAGAATGATTGCAGCAGATGGGTACAACAAAGCAAAGtaagaaacgaaaaaaaaaaggttcaaataATTAAGGTTTACCTTCAACCGAACAACTAGGGGCTCTTCCTTGGGAGTTCCATCAACTTGTTGTGATGCATCCAAATCTTGTCTCTCTTTTACAGCATTATT includes:
- the LOC133679807 gene encoding B-box zinc finger protein 20-like, whose product is MTMKIRCDVCDKVEATVFCCADEAALCDGCDHRVHHANKLASKHSRFSLVHPSFKESPLCDICQEKRAVLFCQEDRAILCRECDLPIHQVNEHTQKHNRFLLTGVKLCGPSLYATSSSASNCDANINTTSNRNHQHYLKKPISASNEICSSPSVATASPPTAYSYDDNHVSGDVSISISSISEYLETVVPGWRVDDFLDPSFTSNNSFSKGWNAPYL